CTAGAAAAGCATACCCGGGAACCCGGGATAACCTCTTAACAGTTCTACTCCGGAACGACTTGGATGAGAACGTAACGAGTTTAACGGGTTACCTTACTCTTCCAGAAGGTTTTACAGACTTTTATGGCCGTAAAACCCCGGTCGATACGTGGAGCGGCTCCTTGGAACCCGGAGACACCGTTAGCCTGAGCTATCACATAGATATAGACTCGTCGGTCGAGCCTGGAACGTATTATGCCCCCTTAACGGTTGAGTATATCCTGGAAGACGGCTCAGAGGGAGAGGTGGATTTGAACGTTACGCTCCACGTAGACCCTACGCCTGTTTTGAAGATAGATGTAGTCAACGTCTATTGGGGCTCTCCTGGAAACCCGTACATAGCTGTGCCTGGCTCTAGGGACGTGGACCTAGTGGTCGAGGTCTTAAACCTAGATAACTATGCGATCAGGGAGCTCACGGCGTACCTAGACCTACCCGGGGATATACAAGACCTATATGGCTCTAGTCATGTGGTCTGTATAGTATCTGGAGTCGGAGCCGGAGGAGGCTTAGCCAGGCTGGTGTTTAGAAGCCTACAAGTCTCTGAGAGCGCTACTCCCAAATCTTATCTATGTCATCTCGACTTGAAATATTTGTTCGACCTCGAAGGCTCGACGGTGGAGCAGAGCAGAAGTTTCGACATATACGTTAAGATATCGGATAAACCCAAGACTGCTATAGAACTCGCTTCAGCCTACTGGAGCTATGGCGGCGAGCCTACCGTGGCTTTCCCAGGCTCAAGAGGCATAAGTCTACACCTGACGCTTGTGAACTTAGGCCCTTACGACGTTTCAGCATCTAAAGTCGAGGTCGAGGTGCCTAAGGGCTTTAGGCTTCTGAGGGCATCTGGCGGAATCTTTAACCCAACTCCGAGCGGCTCTTCAGCATCTCTGAATCTAGACTTTAACATAACCGAGGAGACAGAACCTGGTGAGTACAAGCTCAACCTTTTACTCTCATATATAATCTACTGCGGCGGTAAAGGTACCGAAGATAAGATCAAGCTTAAAATACCGGTCGAAATCGAAGACCCTTCTGGAGTCGACACGAGGCTCGAAGCGGTCTCGGCATACTGGGGTTCCCCTGGAAACCTTAAAACCGCTACACCGGGTTCGAGACGCATACCTTTAACCATAGAGATCATGAACCGAGGTGTTTATCAAGCCTCCTCTATAGTCGTCGACTTTATGTTCCCAGATGGTTTTAACCCATCCTACGGCTCGACTAGGGTGTCTGTAAGAGGCCCGTTAGCTTCAAGCGGGTCGACTTCTTCGACCGTATATCTCGATTTAGACCTAGGGGTTACACCTGGCTTCTATACGTTTCAGGTGAACGTAAGCTATAAGATCAGCGTCGGAGGAACCGTCTTCGACCGGTTTAAAGTGTTCAACATAACCTTACCCGTGGAGGAGGCGGCTGGAAGCACGTATCTGGAGGTGTCTTCGGTAGACTGGGCCGATGATAAGCCGGTCTACCCGGGCGATGAAGACGTAGAATTAACCGTGAGTCTGGTCAATAATGCCGCGTATCCGATATCTGGTGTACACGCTACACTTTATTTACCTGAAGGCTTCGAAGGCGAATACAATTCGTCGACCGTCGAGATTTATGAGCCAGGCTCCATACGTAGATGGGGTGGGTTTACGCTTAGCTTTAAAATGAGCGTCGATAAGGGTTTAAGCCCAGGTATATACGAGATGTTGCTACAGCTGAACTATACCCTCGAGAGCGGTGGACTGGGTGTAAGGTGTGGAGAAACTCATGTGTTGAAGGTCGAGGTCAGCCGGTTAGAAGGGGTCGAATTTGTCCAGAGCCTATGGTATGGAAGCAGCGCAGGACCGGGGGATACAGGTGTACGGCTCCTGACGGTTTTGAGGAACACAGGTATACCTAGTATGAGCGGCATAGTCGGCTACGTCGAGATGCCTAAAGGCTTCACCATAGTCCTAACCGGCAATAGGACCGCCAAACTCATACCTTCGAGTTTGAGGGCCACGACCTCCATCCCGACCCTCGGAGCCAGGGTCATACCGTCTGAGATACCACTCCAGCTTCAGCCTATGAGCTCCGCCTCCAAGGGAGACGACATATACTTCATGATCCCGCTTAACATAAGCCTAGACGCGTCGACCGGAAACTACCGGTTCAACATAACCCTGAGTTTCCTAGACCAGTGGGGTAGCCTCCAGGAGATACCCGTCAGATGCACGCTCCCGCTGCTCGGCTCCATAAAGCTCATACGCGTCGAGGCTGTCTCTACCCTCCTCATAATCGGGGAGCCTGATAACAGGCTCTCGCTTAAGCTTGTGAATCAGGGGACCGCTCCGGCGTATGACGTGTATCTAGGTATACTGGGTCTCCCACCAGGCCTATCGGTCGAGCAGAGTATGTTCTACATACCGTCCATACCGGCTGGGGGAGAAGTCGTCGTCGAGACAAACGTCTACATAAACCCAGATATCCAGTATAAAGGCCCCATGACCGGTCTCGCCTTGATAATGTTTAAAGATGTCTACGGCACGTTACAGAAGTACAACCAGTCGTTTCCCCTGACGGTAAGGGGGAACATAGAGTTTCAGGTGATGTCCGTGACCTCTACACCATCACCGGCCTATAAGGGTGCTTTGCTCACGGTGTCCGGTATAATACTTAACCGGGGTCGCGAAACCGCAAAGCATGTCTCCGTATATCTGTTGAATAGTTCAGCCATAGAGCTTACAGAGGGCTCCAGCCAATACATAGGCGATATAGACCCCGACGCCCAGGTCCCGTTCACGGTAGAGGCCGAGGTGGTCGGTGAAGAGGGATTCTACAACCTGACGCTGATAGTCGAATACTTCGACAACTACGGCGGAAGCTACTCTAAAATTTACCAGTTCCCCCTTGAAGTAGGGTCTCCTCCTAAAGCCGAGGCTCCCCCCTTAGAGGAGCAGTTCTACCGTTTTCTACCGGCTATACTCACAGGGGTGTTCCTGGTGGTCATAGGCTACCTGGTCCTACGCTATATCCGTAGAACCATGGGGTGAGGGAGATAGCGGTTGAACCCCTCAGACATCCTCAGGCTGGTCGTGAGGGCGGTGACCGAGCGTAGACTACGTTCAACCCTGACGATCCTAGGGATAGTCATAGGCCCTGCGGCTATGGTCGCCATAATCGGGGCCACCAAAGGCTTCACCCATGTGATCACGGAGCAGCTAACCTCTCTAGGTCAGAACACGGTCATAGTGTTCCCTACTAAAGACTACAAGCTAACGTACTCGGATGTACTTAAGATCAGGCGTATACCGTTCATATCGCATGTGACACCTTTCTACCAGGCTTCGGGGGAGCTTAGAAAACCCGACGGTGAAAAGGTTAGGGTGACGATCTACGCGTTCGACTTGGTGATTCTAACGAAGGTTATCGCCGGTCTAGAGGTCGAGGAGGGTAGGATACCTCCCGCTAGGGCCTACGCGTCGTGCGTCTTAGGTTCCGATATCGCGTTCTCGGAGAAAACGGGTGCGAGGCTTTACAAGCCAGGCGCGGCTCTAACGGTTAAGATGCCGGTCATAGAGGATGACTCGGTGACGGTGAAGAATCTCAACTTCATAGTCTCCGCGGTCTTAAAGCCCTACGGGACGATGATGGTCGTCAACCCGGATAAGTCTATATTCCTACCCCTTAACGCCGGTAAGGCTCTGCTAGCTCAGCAATACTACACCGGGATCTTCATAGTGGTCAGAGACGTCGACAGGGTCGAGGACGTGGTCAGCAGGGTTAGGGATATGTACGGAGACTACGTCGAGGTCATATCGATCAAGCAGATCGCTAAAACAGTCAGCAACATCATACACGTGTTAGACGTTCTACTGTTCTCCACTTCGTCGGTAAGCTTCGCCGTGGCCGTTACCGGGATAATGGCTACGATGTTCACCTCCGTTATGGAGAGGACGCGGGAGATAGGTATCATGAAGGCCGTCGGCTTCACGAGCCGGCAGATCATGATACTCATGCTTTCTGAAAGTCTCTTCATGAGCGTAGTAGGAGGGGTAACGGGTGTAGCCGTCGGAGCGGTCGGAGCGTATATACTGACCGGTAGAACCCTCGCCTTCGCAGAGAATATAACCTTCACGGCTAAGCCGGCTATAACACCCGACCTCGTGGCCGAGGCCCTGCTCATGGCCGTCTCCGTCGGTGTGGTCGGAGGGATACTCCCCGCCTTCAGAGCCTCAAGGCTTCCGCCTGTCGAAGCGCTCAGGTATGAGTAAAACCTTAAACCTCCATCGTCTTCTAAATTCTCCGGTGTCCACGGTTTGGTAGGCTTAGCTATCGTAGGTTTCGGGTCTATCGGGAGAGAACATGCGTCGAGTATAGTTAAGCTTCCTGAAGCCGAGTTGGTAGGGGTCTACGATGTCTCGTACGAGGCTAGACGGCTTGCTCGTGAAAAATACGGGGTTAAGTCTTATGGAAACTTGGAGGGGCTTCTTCAGGATCCGAACGTCGAAGGCATAGTCGTCTGCACCCCACCCTACACTCACGCAGAGATATGCTCTAAGGCGGCGCAAGCCGGTAAGCATGTATTCTGCGAGAAACCCTTGACCGCCTCATGGGACGACGCGTTGAAGCTAAGGGATGTCGTAAGGTCTTCCGGTATCAAGTTCATGACAGGCTTCGTCCTCAGATACTTCCTGGTCTACGTCGAGGTCGAGAAGCTCCTATCCACGGGTAAACTAGGTAAGGTATACAGCGTACTGCTAACCGACGCAGGCGGCCTATATCCCTTAGGCGTCGGCGATTTCCGAAGGTTTAAACGTCTAAACGCGGGGATAGGTGAGCAGCTGATTCACGAGGTCGACGTACTCAGGTTTCTAGCCGGAGACGCGGCTAAGGTCTACGCTAGAGGTGGGAGGTTTAAACACGAGGTCTT
This DNA window, taken from Candidatus Bathyarchaeota archaeon, encodes the following:
- a CDS encoding ABC transporter permease, which codes for MNPSDILRLVVRAVTERRLRSTLTILGIVIGPAAMVAIIGATKGFTHVITEQLTSLGQNTVIVFPTKDYKLTYSDVLKIRRIPFISHVTPFYQASGELRKPDGEKVRVTIYAFDLVILTKVIAGLEVEEGRIPPARAYASCVLGSDIAFSEKTGARLYKPGAALTVKMPVIEDDSVTVKNLNFIVSAVLKPYGTMMVVNPDKSIFLPLNAGKALLAQQYYTGIFIVVRDVDRVEDVVSRVRDMYGDYVEVISIKQIAKTVSNIIHVLDVLLFSTSSVSFAVAVTGIMATMFTSVMERTREIGIMKAVGFTSRQIMILMLSESLFMSVVGGVTGVAVGAVGAYILTGRTLAFAENITFTAKPAITPDLVAEALLMAVSVGVVGGILPAFRASRLPPVEALRYE
- a CDS encoding Gfo/Idh/MocA family oxidoreductase, with amino-acid sequence MVGLAIVGFGSIGREHASSIVKLPEAELVGVYDVSYEARRLAREKYGVKSYGNLEGLLQDPNVEGIVVCTPPYTHAEICSKAAQAGKHVFCEKPLTASWDDALKLRDVVRSSGIKFMTGFVLRYFLVYVEVEKLLSTGKLGKVYSVLLTDAGGLYPLGVGDFRRFKRLNAGIGEQLIHEVDVLRFLAGDAAKVYARGGRFKHEVLDYEDNIVILATMENGAIGTILGSLTAKVYRRDGYLICENGTVAFDLRDSTVEARIDGEEFRVKPERNNPFLDEMRDFVSWLKTGKKPKATFEDGFKAQEILEAAYKSIEESREIILPLG